The following coding sequences lie in one Pan paniscus chromosome X, NHGRI_mPanPan1-v2.0_pri, whole genome shotgun sequence genomic window:
- the SPIN4 gene encoding spindlin-4: protein MSPPTVPPMGVDGVSAYLMKKRHTHRKQRRKPTFLTRRNIVGCRIQHGWKEGNEPVEQWKGTVLEQVSVKPTLYIIKYDGKDSVYGLELHRDKRVLALEILPERVPTPRIDSRLADSLIGKAVEHVFEGEHGTKDEWKGMVLARAPVMDTWFYITYEKDPVLYMYTLLDDYKDGDLRIIPDSNYYFPTAEQEPGEVVDSLVGKQVEHAKDDGSKRTGIFIHQVVAKPSVYFIKFDDDIHIYVYGLVKTP from the coding sequence ATGTCTCCTCCAACCGTGCCTCCGATGGGGGTAGATGGCGTGTCCGCATACCTGATGAAGAAAAGGCACACCCACAGGAAGCAACGGCGCAAGCCCACTTTCCTCACTCGTAGGAACATCGTGGGCTGCCGCATTCAACACGGCTGGAAGGAAGGCAACGAGCCAGTGGAGCAGTGGAAGGGTACTGTGCTCGAGCAGGTTTCCGTGAAGCCCACTCTTTACATCATTAAATATGATGGCAAAGATAGTGTGTATGGACTAGAACTGCACCGCGATAAGAGAGTTTTAGCGCTAGAGATCCTTCCTGAGAGAGTGCCAACTCCTCGTATCGATTCACGACTGGCAGATTCCCTGATTGGCAAGGCAGTGGAGCATGTGTTTGAAGGTGAACATGGTACCAAGGATGAATGGAAGGGTATGGTCCTGGCGCGAGCTCCTGTGATGGATACTTGGTTTTACATCACCTACGAGAAAGATCCTGTTCTCTATATGTACACGCTGCTTGATGACTACAAAGATGGTGACTTACGCATTATTCCAGATTCCAACTACTATTTCCCTACAGCAGAACAGGAGCCTGGAGAGGTGGTCGACAGTCTCGTGGGCAAGCAGGTGGAGCATGCCAAAGATGACGGGTCCAAGAGAACTGGCATTTTTATACATCAAGTGGTGGCGAAGCCATCTGTTTACTTCATTAAGTTTGATGATGATATTCACATTTATGTCTATGGTTTGGTGAAAACTCCTTAA